The segment atcatttatgtaTCAAttgaactttactccaaatatagtCACAGGAAATGCTGTCCTAATAGTGGTGTATGACTGTTGTATCCGAATATATGTGAACGTGGTTTTAAATAGTTTGTtattttatcagtatgtttgaaagtatattattTCAATCACTGGCGCTTCCATAGGCTTTCTCTCATGCACAcatggtttaaaacaccaaaaagTAATGAGAGAGCCTATGACAAGTTCATATACTTTTTCTCTTGACCTTCATCCACCCACGCACACACGCAATCTCACAGGCTGGTGATATGATGGCAGCAATATTTGCTGTAGACCTTTATCAGGTTAGATgcaatattatttttaacatgaaaaaaaacaaggctgtgagggataggCTTACAGACTTTACTATGGCACACACTGTATAAAGGGGTCCTATATACCATATCATTTACAgctattttttatcatttacatACCCTCACAGCttcattttcattcctgtcaaaaacaAATTATGGCTCTAACCTTCCTAAGATCTGTTGCTGCAATCGCATGTGAGTGACGGGTTGCTGGTGGAGAGGGGTTTGTCCCGCTCTCATGTCGTTAAACACGAGGATAATCAGAGAAAAGATATCATTCTGAGTTcctttgattaaagattataagGGTGCACTGGAAAAATGAACGATGTATATAGTAATATAGAAGATAGCAATATTctattaaaaatgatttcaaaagaattatttcatggtgactttaatatatattttacagatcTGTCACTTAAATTCACAGGGATTAGACGGAAATTTCATTGGATGGGCATAATGAGTACACTATAGCATAGAGGACCGCAGTGGGCCCGGGACAATATCAATAGAATTAACATTAAATGAttccaataaaacatttatttttcttatagaATCATACAAATTTGCATATGACATGTTCCAAGTGCTTACTTTTCACAGATTTTTGAATCCACTGCCTTTTCCCCATTTGGACAAGCTGTAAGGAGATTGAGAGCGCCATTGTAAAAGGGAGAGAACCAGTCTGAGTGTCAACCAGAAGTTGTGTGTACATAACAGTGAGTAATTACGTTTCAAGACATTTACCAAGGCAGGCCTGAGATGTGGACTGTGATCTGACATATCCTTCTTTGCAAGTGCACATTGCAACACCACTAACCAGTTCCTCACAGTTTGAGGTGGTATTGTCACAAGCTCCAAGATCACACACTGAGTTTTCTGTGAATCAAGTAAAAATGTGAAACTTACTAATGTATGCTTCTTTCTCATGCTTTACAAATCATTCATTACTCTGGTACTGCTGGAAAACAAATGACAAGAAGCATTAGACATACCTTTGAATTCGGTGGCGCCTGATATTTTCTTTTCAAGAATTGCTTCCCCAATCTGAGATTCAACCAGTTCTTTTGTGACAGTGGATGACATGTCATAGAAATTCTGCACTTCTGCAATTATACTGCCTTGCCTGTAAGGGTGGATGCAAGGAAATTACAACGAGAAGCACACATTCTATCAAACTTATTTAACATGAAATATGCATTTGGAGATGTAAAGCACTTCAACTCGTAGTTTTTAGCTAGTTACCATATCGAAGCTTCAAAACTTTAGAACATAACGGTAAGTCAAAGTGGCAACTTTGTTTGCAGCTATAAGATCAACAGGTTAGTGTTTAAAGCAAATACTAATATTGTAACAATTGTTACTCACCTTAGACTCAAAACGATGGAACGTATGTAGCCATTGCCATTAAGGACTGTACTGAGCTGTATTTGGATTGAAAAATTACAAAGCAATGCTTTTTGACATCAACTgttatctgtttatttataacaatcatcctttacaaagcaagaaaaaaagacTACACTTCAATCCTTCCCCAATTCGGTCTCTTACCTCTTTCTCTATTCTATTTGATATAATTTGAAACTCCTCGGACTTCCTGTCAGTCATTTCTGGTTTAAACATATCAGACAATGTTAAAGCTCCGGGGAAGATCTTTGctgcaattaattaaaaaaagaagtataaaACATAATTAGTATGTGAAATTATAccaaatgtataaaatatgtgAATGTGTTCATTGATTCCAAATTCATAATGGTGAAACAGCAAGGTAGTTATTGTACTTTAACTGTTAAAGTCAGGTCACACCACATGAAAGAAGTCACCAGAATCTTTAATAATTTAAGCTTAATTTCTGTACCAGGGCTGACTGTTTTATGCGGTctcaaaaacttaaaaaagtattgaaaagtGAGCCAGTCATACTTTGAACGCAGCCGCTTATTTGATCGTAAACCAGTCCAGGCCGGCAGAGGCAAACATATGTGCCGTCAAACCGTGCATCACAGGTACTCTCTCCGATACAAGGACTTGCATCACAGGgccctgtaaaataaataaacgataTGGTTATTCTAAGAGGATATTTTAAACCTATGAGGACCCAATGGGTTCCACattagaaagaaaatcatacatggTTGTAATGAGGTGATAGTGGGTAAGCTACTGTGTGTGAGTAATTGCTTTAAGTACAACTTTGtcctattatttaaaaaaaaatggatcctGCTGGATATGAAGATGTGAGTACCTTGTGTTGTAGTGACAGGACGGTCTGTTGTATCAGTACCCGACCCCTCAGGATCTGACagataaaacaatgaaaaaataaagttcCATATGAAAACTATTGTCTGTGATGGAAAAAAGGCTAGAGAATCTGAACCATCAACACAacagtaatgacagaatttgcatttttgtgtgaactgtccctttaagtacaATAACTTCTTATTGTTACTATTTAGGCTTTAGGTGTGCTGGTGGGGTGTGAGACTTTGAAGATTAGAGTACCTTCTGGTGTAGTGGCTGTGGTATCCTCACTGCCCGACCCCTCAAAAGCTGACGGATAAAAcaatgataaaatattaatattgactCAGTGTACTGTGGTGGGGAAAAGTAGACaatgacagaattaacatttttgagtgaactctccctttaaggaAAATTACttcttatatttaaatgttactgTGATGAACATTGGAAGAACATCAAATATTACCTGGGAACAATTGTTTTACCCAACTGACCAACCTATCAGCAGATGAGGAAGACAATCTGTTCTGCTTTTATACAGAACAATACAATGTCCTAAAATTATGTAGGATTATTAAATACTCCTCAGTGGCAAAAGTTGGCAAATCTACTTCTACAGGTACAGTAGTACTGTAAAAACCACAATATTGATGTTCATATGTGTCTTCAACTACAAGTAAAggagttttgctttttttttttttttagctacacATGATAGTACTTCAAAACGGCTGAATTGTAACATTTGTTATAGGAGGGGAACAAAAACACTCACGGTCTTGTGCGGTCATTGCAGCCACCAAGCAGAACATCAAAATGATCTTCACTGATAAAATCATTTTCAGATTTCAGTCCAAGTGGCAGTAGCAAAAGAAGAAAAGATCTTCTGGTGCCAGGCTGCTtagcactactgtctgttcagtGATTAGAAGGTGATAGATAAGACCAGAATAAATGCAGCGATCAGAGGGGAATGTTAAAGATAAACTAAGTGACTCGATGGCAAGTCACGCCTCCCGGCATAAAGGTATTGCAGACATATACAGGTTTATTCATTtgtacaaatgaaaaacaaaggagTCTGTTCAATTTTGAATCAATTATcgagaaaacaaaaaagaaatttaaTTGGAGGTTAATGAGGGATATCTGAATATTTGGGAGGGTACTATTGCCAAAAGGTGGAAGGTAAATGTGATTCTTTATAACTTcatttggagagagagagaaaaaacaactatttaaaaaaggaGGCAATTAGTAATCCTAAAGAGCAGGGGGACAAACTGCAAGTCTTACACTTAATGACACTGTCAAAATTAAATGGTTATGAAGAACACATCAAGTCCTTGGAATGTATTTCCTAATcatatatttaattgaaataagggaacaaattaataaatcgaatgaatactttattcatgatatctttcatttcccttcccatgtttaccacacacagtaagagatgcgattTAAGAAAAGAAACCATCAAACCAGAACAAAGTCACATTAATGAAGTCTATATCTCGAACGGCATCCAGAGGCAAAGTCACGATCTAACATTTCCCTAACcctgcacattttttttaatatatatttacaacacACTTTTTgcccaaaatgtaattttctaaaaggaaaaaaaaaacaaaacagcaagacCTCAAGACAGAAACGAATAAAAAAAGTAAGCAAATAAGTTGTATTTCCTGTTCGTGGTCAGTCAATAGCtgcttgtggtgtttgttttgcatttaaatcatttctgCGTTTTATTTCTCTCCTAGTAGCCGATAGTTTCTATAGTTTAGTTCAAAGCGGCTCGCGCTCGCCCCGTCAGATGCGCTGACAGAAAGGCTGCGTGTGAGGCTGACAGTGACGcgctgtttaatgtgtttgagatgtgctgaTTTCCTTGatgcataacttacatttcacAGGTACATTCTCCATCTGTACATGCTAAAAAACCAACTGAAGTATTCGCATTTtgctgtcagaagtgcatgagcCTTTGCTATAGCGATTCTCTGCTAATCTCCACAGACGAACGAGCGCCGATGCGCGCCAAACAGACAGAGCTCAGTGAAATAGAAGCACAATAATTCTGTGTACAAAACTTCCCAAATGAGCTTAGACTACATAAATGAGAAGTCagcactcaaaaaaaataaaaacactttaatttggCATTTATTAACAGtgcttgcagattttttttttcttttgggctGCGGCTGGACGTTGGCTTCCTCCtcattttgttctctctcttctctcttctccGAGGATGACCGTTTCTTGGTCTCTTCAACATTCAGGTCATGGTCATCATGGTAGCGCGGGTCCAGGAATGTTCTCTTGTGCATAAGCTGTCGGCTTGCTTCAGGCTAAAATACATATGATTCCGGTCAGACCCGTAGCCAGTAATGGGCCAGGGCGGTACTGGCCCGCCCGTGcaagtttgattaaaataaatgtgtagtttatttttattattcacatttattaagAAAATATACGAATATAAACCTGATTTATTGTTGACTGgtgtgtgtttaatttgttttcagattaaaatgtaattgatgaaGCGAGTTGTAGAAAGCCTCCCTCTGGAACATAGGCCTAATTGGTTGATATGTTGCTAGGGCGACAGGAAGACTCTCTGAGCCGCGGGCTCTGGCGGCCTTTAGCCAGTGTAATAACATCGTCATAATAATGgctaaaccatagactgtatgggCTAAACACGtttcttcaatgttttatttaaaaaaggaaaaaatgccaGTGCCAGTGCTCTCTCCCGGTCAGCCTGACGCGGGTTCACCCGCAGATCTAACTGCAATAGATGAACCACCTTCACAACCCAATCTGAAGATATTTCACTGCACTTTCAAGAATGGAAAATCAAAGAGCTTGTCATCAAAGTGGTATGGACAGTTTTCTTGGTTGGAGTACAGTGTAATTAAGGACTGGATTTACTGTAGGGaatgtgttatttatttcaaACCATGCTCTGCTGAGAGTTTTCATTATTTGAATTTCTTTTACTTTTAGCCTTTATTTTCGGGTTAACTGTCTGCACTGCTGACTAACTTGAATAAAATAGTCAGGTTATTGTCTATGCTGGTGGTTTATCCAGCCTTTATTGAGCTCTGTTGGTTGAACAAGATGATTAGACAGTGTTTTGTTATTGCCTTTGCCAAATATTGCAAAATTAAGGTGCAGCTGTTTTTGTAGTTTGTCTATTCTTTTTTCCACTCTATGAGGTTTTATTATTAAGTCATATTTTTTCTAGGAAAAACTATAGGCCCACTCACTTTTTAATGGCCCACCCAAAATACAATTTCTGGCTACGCCACTGATTCTGGTTTACAGGTTGGCTGTCAGATGTCCGTCCTCCTCCGATGTGACCAGTGTGTCGTCTTTAATGAGACGCAACACAGGGAGAAGAGATGACGCAGTTCTGCTGATCTGTGATGTGACTATTGGCACGAAGCATCGTAGCTGTGTTCAGTTTTTAATTATGGTGGatgctttattttaaactaaattatttataattattatttttacttaattcaaataaatatttaagaaaaacgaatactttaagaaattaaaaatcaaaacagTTGTGTCACGGTGGGAAAGTGATGTAACCAGTGTTGTGGCTTAAAACCGGTTATCACCGTCTATCACAGCAAATCTAAATCACATCACaactactagcattttattcagactaaaagccctttaattcaagtgagaaagcattttgtttgtgtgtgtgtgtgtgtgtgtgtgtgtgtgttttgcttttgcacatcctgtcatgccAGTGACTTTTGCCTGCAATGGATTCATTTTGCATCATTacggttaacgattaatcgattaattgatcgttaattgaAACGTCAATCAGTTAtggaattaatcaatattttacatCCCTAGTTGTGTTACATGTGATGCCCCAGCCAAGGCTCTTGTGAAGTCAATAAAACTATATGCACCAATGCTGTCTTGGGGTTATGCACAAATTGATCCTCATGTGTCTGAGGGGACCTCTGGGAATCAGATTATCATCAGGGCATGTTAAGCAGATCAGTTTACAGCTCCTGAACCTTAAACCATGCTTTCCAAATGTATTTGCAAGAAAACCAAGAGGCTTGGAAGAAATTGACAGATGGAAGGCCACAGAACTGAGATGGTTTGTCCTCTATACAGGAAAAATTGTGCTTCAAGGCATTATTTTGAAGCAGCTCTATGAGCACTTCCTGGTTTTTAGTGTGGCATTATCCATCCTTGTTTGCCCGAGACTGGAAAAACAGTACAGTCACAATGCAGAGGAGTTGTTGGTGTACTTTGTTGCACAGGGCAGACATCTGTATGGGGATGAATTTCTCATTTACAATGTCCACAGTTTTTGAGAATGACTTGCATCAGCTGAAAAGACTGGTTCGTTCTGGGCAAAACCCTCTCTCACCGATTGTGAGGCGGCTTGGAGAAAGAGACAAACTGAGAAGGATACATCACAAACAGACAGTGGAAATAAAACAACCCaacaatgtctttactctcaGTGATCTAGAGTGCTGTGAAGTTGTTGCAGTGTCTGGTGAGACAGAGTATGGGGAGAAGATCTTGCTCTGTCATGTCTATGATCGACTTTCATCATGCAACCCTGTGACTCAAGGATGATCGGAGTCTACACAGCCAGAGACAGTCACACTCGGATGAAAAAATGATCCGAGAGGCATTTGAGCAGGCAGGCATTTATGACCAAGGCAGACAGTGGTTTGAGAATTGTAGTTACGTTGCTTCATTCATTCTAAGGAGTTTACAGACTTCATTCCCACTTACATAGTTGTTTATGTATTATGTCTCCTTATTTGTAATCTATATTTAactgtaatatataattttttttttttttgagcaatggTTGCTCTAATTAATATTTGATACAGATGACGCATATTGATGTCCAGCTTACAACTACCAGttgtcaggtgtttttttttttttttggtgttgtttTGTAAGCCactcaagatttttatttcaaaaagatTTCTTCAAAAATACTTGCTACTTTTCCATTTTGTGGAAATAGAACACTTTCAGATTCCATGCATCCAAGTGGTATGTACTTGAAACTGTATATGAATTTAAACCAAAGTTTGGGCAAAGATCTTTAGCTTTAATCTGGTGTAAAATGACATACTGGTATATGAATTGGCCTGTTTTCTTGGATacatttaattcttttaaaaaattacacAGCAGAGGTGATCACACATCTCCTATGACATACAGCTTTACAAGCAAGGAAAAGATCTGAAAAGGAACATTTCTGTGCTCGCCTGTACATCCTAAGACAAAACAGTTAGCATGCTTTGTTCAAACTTTTGCCATGGTGTTACAGCTGGTACACCGTTGTTGCTTGAGAAAGC is part of the Carassius gibelio isolate Cgi1373 ecotype wild population from Czech Republic chromosome A4, carGib1.2-hapl.c, whole genome shotgun sequence genome and harbors:
- the LOC127981313 gene encoding mucin-13-like; its protein translation is MILSVKIILMFCLVAAMTAQDPFEGSGSEDTTATTPEDPEGSGTDTTDRPVTTTQGPCDASPCIGESTCDARFDGTYVCLCRPGLVYDQISGCVQTKIFPGALTLSDMFKPEMTDRKSEEFQIISNRIEKEVRDRIGEGLKFLNGNGYIRSIVLSLRQGSIIAEVQNFYDMSSTVTKELVESQIGEAILEKKISGATEFKENSVCDLGACDNTTSNCEELVSGVAMCTCKEGYVRSQSTSQACLACPNGEKAVDSKICEKCPFGFAGFNCSDPYLLVVIVVSTVLGALLIIFIVALIVVSFRNQKEDSSSEVDFSSSYGNKELHKPTGIPRIPRANPDDGWKSNNLEMTNSGRNQALVVRDRPESKARYTDFDEDTSYRGPSAYSGYGGRGVDNGGVHNPSFRQDDDRTRRY